From one Eptesicus fuscus isolate TK198812 chromosome 21, DD_ASM_mEF_20220401, whole genome shotgun sequence genomic stretch:
- the LDHD gene encoding probable D-lactate dehydrogenase, mitochondrial — protein MASLLRATATWGLFPWRGYCSRIKQGKLGEDFVEALKAVVGSPHVSTAAAVLQQHGHDESMHRCRPPDAVVWPQNVEQVSQLAALCYSQGVPIIPFGTGTGLEGGVCAVQGGVCFNLTHMDRILALNPEDFSVVVEPGVTRKALNTHLRDSGLWFPVDPGADASLCGMAATGASGTNAVRYGTIRDNVLNLEVVLPGGQLLHTAGRGRHFRKSAAGYNLTGLFVGSEGTLGLITAATLRLHPAPEATVAATCAFPSVQAAVDSTVHILQAAVPVARIEFLDEVMMDACNRYSKLDCSVAPTLFLEFHGSEQALVEQVQRTEEITQSNGAFHFSWAKEAEQRSQLWAARHNAWYAALALRPGCKGYATDVCVPISRLPEILVQTKEDLKASGITGTIVGHVGDGNFHCILLVDPEDTEELCRVEAFAHQLGRRALALHGTCTGEHGIGLGKRQLLQEEVGAVGIETMRQLKATLDPRGLMNPGKVL, from the exons ATGGCCAGTCTGCTACGGGCCACAGCAACCTGGGGGCTGTTCCCCTGGAGGGGTTACTGCTCCAGGATAAAGCAG GGCAAACTCGGCGAGGACTTTGTGGAGGCTCtgaaggcagttgtggggagcCCCCACGTGTCTACTGCTGCTGCAGTCCTACAACAACACGGGCACGATGAGTCGATGCACAG GTGCCGACCTCCGGACGCCGTGGTGTGGCCCCAGAATGTGGAGCAAGTCAGCCAGCTGGCAGCCCTGTGCTACAGCCAAGGCGTGCCCATCATCCCCTTTGGCACAGGCACTGGGCTTGAGGGCGGAGTCTGTGCTGTGCAG GGTGGTGTCTGCTTCAACCTGACCCACATGGACCGGATCCTGGCGCTAAATCCGGAAGACTTCTCTGTGGTGGTGGAGCCCGGCGTCACCCGCAAAGCGCTCAACACGCACCTGCGGGACAGTGGCCTCTGGTTTCCTGTGG ACCCAGGTGCAGACGCCTCTCTCTGTGGCATGGCAGCCACAGGGGCCTCAGGCACCAACGCTGTGCGCTACGGCACTATTCGGGACAACGTGCTGAACCTGGAGGTGGTGCTGCCTGGCGGGCAGCTGCTTCACACCGCGGGTCGGGGCCGTCACTTCCG GAAGAGCGCAGCTGGCTACAACCTCACCGGGCTCTTTGTGGGCTCCGAGGGAACCCTGGGCCTCATCACAGCCGCCACTCTGCGCCTGCACCCTGCCCCCGAGGCCACGGTGGCCGCCACCTGTGCGTTCCCCAGTGTCCAGGCGGCCGTGGATAGCACCGTGCACATCCTCCAGGCTGCAGTACCTGTGGCCCGCATTG AGTTCCTGGATGAGGTCATGATGGACGCCTGCAACAGGTACAGCAAACTGGACTGCTCCGTGGCACCCACGCTATTCCTCGAGTTCCATGGCTCCGAGCAGGCCCTGGTAGAGCAGGTGCAGCGGACAG AGGAGATCACCCAGTCCAATGGAGCCTTCCACTTCTCCTGGGCCAAGGAGGCGGAGCAGCGCAGCCAGCTCTGGGCCGCCCGGCACAATGCTTGGTACGCAGCCCTGGCTCTGCGGCCGGGCTGCAAG gGCTATGCCACTGACGTCTGTGTGCCCATCTCCCGGCTGCCGGAGATCCTGGTACAGACCAAGGAGGACCTGAAGGCCTCGGGGATCACAG GAACCATTGTTGGACACGTGGGCGACGGCAACTTCCACTGCATCCTGCTGGTAGACCCGGAGGATACTGAGGAGCTCTGCAGGGTTGAGGCCTTTGCACACCAGCTGGGTAG GCGGGCGCTGGCACTCCATGGTACATGCACAGGGGAACATGGCATTGGGCTGGGCAAACGGCAGCTGctgcaggaggaggtgggagccgTGGGCATAGAGACCATGCGGCAGCTCAAGGCCACACTGGATCCCCGAGGCCTCATGAACCCAGGCAAGGTGCTGTGA